A window of Zavarzinella sp. contains these coding sequences:
- a CDS encoding tetratricopeptide repeat protein has product MSSTHQFGQPPRSWLVRVANKWYSWTGLACTITAAYLTGSGHWQFGPAETLQAATPTPEAGVQWKASPAPQPAELVLKPRQPEQDPFKAAPVPAAPEVPKLPEVVPAPKEVMLPKQVTEVLKALDKTSVPEGPALVMPAATPPAVKDPKFTPAANQVPAAPAPAMKLPEVPAEKVVTAKPDDLPLPAAVPPISFPVKTSPVEVPPIPSAPKDYTIPGVPAPTKKVPGTLTTLQQPEVIPVPPTPVKEKKEEPAAPKRKVVGTLSQEDEIKLNAAQNAAKLKDFSRAAQLLSEIIRDNPKEYDLRAELGGLYLAAGNPRAAIVELEQAIRMDPNSAGYRLQLGDAYMSIQNYRAAAYVFQTALEMVQSDKRYADRTPEVAIRLARAFALDNNILQAAKIVDTYLASIRPDSEAAPLALGPMLLDLDRPYDALPYLIEKRKQLLRDSNPKDRDEHELRILEVLASMVRGFARIGERHQAMEAITEMSGRVPTQTGIRNALGNILYDLEEYDLSGHVYNQVLAVDPANGSGLIGIANVYLATFQPVPAKQILDSFVPNAENRRGYLMTYSSYHQTVGEYTEAKQIYLHMLSNNPNDHEIRYALGRLYEYTKEWEKAKGEFAMIPAQDKMSRPARLWFGYALLHQRKHVEAAQIAEQMMRDDPNNTEVLALYIRAMAKAGQFEKAISVGRGYLATDPKDDRIATVVRLAVARALLEAGRNLDASREYEITLQKPAGRVTEAYYGLSRAAERLGNAERANQILSSLNTSIGNDLRGRLQLADYYSEDFDDHKVIEICNSFNGYDNNNLAVLIRLADAQQRSARWPGDPSDCFATCQQIIRQSPTNVRGHLAMARSFAITQSYRKSAVQYDQLVSIDPTFTIPPRERARVLFSDHQYSAARSQYNAVLSPSPTEVVLNRMAFNAQQDPRMMQAFGTHLKGHMSGPALRAELEMMSKTHRDPEVKLAAHRLLCEYDATLAWQEPFRLERDAKELKGYRNYMAVPQYDALIAYEPTNTEALFDQGQVYGALRMTNAALTWYSNTLIVDPTHRESIAASERALAEISPKLDGRYDFMSQRGRTGVANMDRHRYTMAASLPLGDENEYLQFGYSRIGYQPTDDRGLWGNAPFARFQKKFDDNRLMTYGQVNIEQYQDRFTTRPTFDVGMWYDHNDVLRTTTGLFLENVAESGESIRQDIFRYGAYMGADLKPTRTWMLGGRYTYAHYDDDNDSHFGYLFNEVALTLPPKMLKLVKRFNVYGYREETQFNSFPPNPNNLFGTIHPYFAPDIFASGEIRVEWWHWLSRDYFVHSNQCYYSLQYGISTDNNMVSYHDAKALVNYDISSWLTIGAEARAFVSSEYDLYTAMAFFQIRFMGIR; this is encoded by the coding sequence ATGAGTTCCACCCACCAATTCGGCCAACCTCCCCGGTCGTGGCTCGTTCGGGTGGCCAATAAGTGGTACTCCTGGACAGGTCTGGCCTGCACAATTACTGCAGCCTATCTGACAGGTTCTGGACACTGGCAATTTGGCCCCGCCGAAACATTACAAGCGGCAACACCAACGCCTGAGGCGGGGGTCCAATGGAAGGCATCCCCAGCTCCGCAGCCTGCAGAGCTGGTGCTGAAACCGCGTCAACCAGAGCAGGATCCGTTTAAGGCCGCACCGGTTCCGGCAGCTCCTGAAGTTCCGAAATTGCCGGAAGTGGTACCCGCACCCAAAGAGGTGATGTTACCCAAACAGGTAACCGAAGTGCTGAAGGCTCTGGATAAAACCAGCGTGCCGGAAGGTCCTGCACTGGTGATGCCTGCTGCCACGCCACCTGCGGTAAAAGATCCCAAGTTTACTCCCGCAGCCAATCAGGTCCCTGCCGCACCTGCTCCAGCAATGAAACTGCCGGAAGTGCCTGCAGAGAAAGTGGTTACGGCAAAGCCAGACGACCTGCCTTTACCAGCAGCAGTCCCACCGATCAGCTTTCCGGTGAAGACCTCTCCGGTAGAAGTGCCACCGATTCCAAGTGCACCAAAAGACTACACCATCCCGGGCGTTCCTGCTCCCACGAAGAAGGTACCAGGCACATTGACTACCCTGCAGCAGCCGGAAGTCATTCCTGTGCCGCCCACACCTGTCAAGGAAAAGAAAGAAGAGCCCGCCGCACCCAAGCGGAAAGTGGTGGGGACTCTTTCGCAGGAAGATGAAATCAAACTGAACGCAGCACAAAACGCTGCCAAGTTGAAAGATTTCAGTCGTGCGGCACAATTGTTGTCGGAAATTATCCGCGACAATCCCAAGGAATATGATCTGCGGGCAGAGTTGGGAGGACTCTACCTGGCAGCCGGCAATCCTCGTGCAGCCATTGTTGAACTGGAACAGGCCATTCGTATGGATCCCAACTCTGCTGGCTATCGCCTGCAGTTGGGTGATGCCTACATGAGCATCCAGAACTATCGTGCGGCTGCTTATGTGTTCCAGACTGCACTGGAAATGGTTCAAAGCGATAAACGCTATGCTGACCGCACTCCTGAGGTGGCCATCCGCCTCGCACGTGCGTTCGCACTGGATAATAACATCCTGCAGGCAGCGAAGATTGTGGATACCTACCTGGCTTCCATTCGTCCCGATTCAGAAGCCGCACCACTGGCATTGGGGCCGATGCTGCTCGATCTGGATCGCCCTTACGATGCGTTGCCTTACCTGATTGAAAAACGGAAACAATTACTGCGGGACAGCAACCCCAAAGACCGCGATGAACACGAACTGCGGATTCTGGAAGTGCTGGCCAGCATGGTGCGTGGTTTTGCCCGCATCGGCGAACGCCATCAGGCGATGGAAGCCATTACCGAAATGTCTGGCCGGGTTCCCACGCAAACGGGTATTCGCAACGCATTAGGTAATATTCTGTATGACCTGGAAGAGTACGACCTGAGTGGGCACGTTTACAACCAGGTGCTGGCAGTTGATCCAGCCAATGGTTCCGGCCTGATTGGGATTGCGAATGTCTACCTGGCAACGTTTCAGCCCGTACCTGCCAAGCAGATTCTGGATAGCTTTGTGCCCAACGCAGAGAACCGCCGTGGGTACCTGATGACCTATTCTTCCTACCACCAGACCGTGGGGGAATATACGGAAGCGAAGCAGATCTATCTGCACATGCTGTCGAACAACCCCAACGACCACGAAATCCGTTATGCATTGGGACGCCTGTACGAATATACGAAAGAGTGGGAGAAAGCGAAGGGTGAATTCGCGATGATTCCCGCACAAGACAAAATGTCTCGTCCCGCCCGACTGTGGTTTGGTTATGCCCTGCTGCACCAGCGGAAGCACGTGGAAGCAGCCCAGATTGCCGAGCAGATGATGCGAGATGACCCCAACAATACGGAAGTGCTGGCATTGTACATTCGTGCGATGGCGAAAGCGGGTCAGTTTGAAAAGGCAATCAGCGTGGGTCGAGGTTACCTGGCCACCGATCCAAAGGATGATCGGATTGCCACCGTGGTGCGTCTGGCAGTTGCCCGCGCCTTGCTGGAAGCAGGTAGAAATCTGGATGCCAGCCGTGAGTATGAAATCACGCTGCAAAAACCCGCTGGCCGCGTTACGGAAGCCTACTACGGCCTGTCCCGCGCTGCAGAACGCCTGGGGAACGCAGAGCGTGCTAATCAGATTCTGTCATCCTTGAATACTTCCATTGGCAACGATCTGCGTGGTCGGCTGCAACTGGCGGATTATTATTCGGAAGACTTTGATGATCATAAGGTCATTGAAATCTGCAATAGCTTCAACGGTTACGATAACAACAACCTGGCGGTGCTGATTCGTCTTGCAGATGCTCAGCAACGCTCCGCACGCTGGCCCGGCGACCCAAGCGATTGCTTTGCCACCTGTCAGCAGATTATTCGCCAGTCCCCCACTAACGTTCGTGGGCACCTGGCAATGGCCCGATCGTTTGCCATTACGCAAAGTTACCGGAAATCGGCTGTGCAGTACGATCAACTGGTGAGCATTGACCCTACCTTCACCATCCCACCACGGGAACGGGCACGGGTGTTGTTCAGCGATCACCAATATAGTGCGGCACGCTCGCAGTATAACGCGGTATTATCACCTTCCCCCACGGAAGTGGTATTGAACCGGATGGCCTTTAATGCTCAGCAGGACCCACGGATGATGCAGGCCTTTGGCACCCACCTGAAGGGGCATATGTCTGGACCTGCGTTGCGGGCAGAACTGGAAATGATGAGCAAAACTCATCGTGATCCTGAAGTGAAACTGGCGGCCCACCGCTTGTTGTGTGAATACGATGCCACTCTGGCCTGGCAGGAACCTTTCCGGCTGGAACGGGATGCCAAAGAACTGAAAGGTTACCGCAACTATATGGCGGTGCCGCAATACGATGCATTGATTGCATATGAACCCACAAACACGGAAGCTTTGTTTGATCAGGGTCAGGTGTATGGGGCTCTCAGAATGACCAATGCCGCCCTGACATGGTATTCCAATACCCTGATTGTGGACCCCACCCACCGCGAGTCGATTGCTGCCAGCGAACGAGCATTGGCGGAAATCAGCCCGAAACTGGATGGTCGCTACGACTTTATGAGTCAACGTGGGCGGACTGGTGTGGCGAATATGGATCGCCATCGCTACACCATGGCAGCATCACTGCCCCTGGGTGATGAAAACGAATACCTGCAGTTCGGTTATTCCCGAATTGGCTATCAACCCACCGATGATCGTGGGTTGTGGGGGAACGCACCATTTGCCCGCTTTCAGAAGAAGTTTGATGATAATCGCCTGATGACTTATGGTCAGGTGAATATCGAACAGTACCAGGATCGCTTCACCACCCGACCCACCTTTGATGTGGGGATGTGGTACGACCATAACGATGTCCTGCGGACCACCACCGGGTTGTTCCTGGAAAACGTGGCAGAGTCTGGTGAGTCGATTCGTCAGGATATTTTCCGCTACGGTGCATACATGGGGGCTGACCTGAAGCCAACCCGCACCTGGATGTTGGGTGGCCGTTATACTTACGCTCACTACGACGACGACAACGATTCCCACTTCGGGTATCTGTTCAACGAAGTGGCACTGACCCTGCCACCGAAGATGTTGAAGCTGGTGAAACGGTTTAATGTGTATGGGTATCGGGAAGAAACCCAGTTTAATAGCTTCCCACCGAATCCCAACAACCTGTTTGGGACGATCCACCCATACTTCGCACCTGATATCTTTGCCTCGGGCGAGATTCGGGTCGAGTGGTGGCACTGGTTAAGCCGCGATTACTTTGTCCATAGTAATCAATGTTATTACTCGCTGCAGTATGGTATCAGCACCGATAATAACATGGTTTCCTACCATGATGCCAAGGCACTGGTGAACTATGACATCAGCTCCTGGTTGACGATTGGTGCGGAAGCCCGGGCCTTTGTTTCGAGCGAGTATGACCTGTATACCGCAATGGCCTTCTTCCAGATCCGCTTCATGGGAATCCGCTAA
- a CDS encoding BON domain-containing protein, with protein sequence MIRRAFTRLPLAIGFVLTIFLTGCLIRQEDDPSKPEEKTSGTKQSNPPTTPIQVVPRTNTEKPSPRPEMQALEPRPKMPTGKWIKRFDFKDYGEIKIILENREEDFSANLFVDVGGAYVEIRLTGEYSITRQSVVHGVITSGEIVSIQLPPIPEIAALNDFTELWKLADPMLNDLMLDLPFSYHWRKVDGKYIISDMKVLFYGLPTGMMAAMGEAAIPVIAGINATRIFEGSYKEYTGELNINEQPKSDPKKLIELIQQLSGNSIGGMTLPSPQYLQHPPQYMQPIAPGVSPQTTPVMPGTQQIPAYQPQILPAQSLQPIPIQPVPTPSTAGPEVPLQLPGTAMPAPQQGPTSPQVLPAGQTPTIPPQQIPVPQLHVPFQPSPFPSGITKEVPPPMQAIPAMPVPQQGPIQQHPIPPVHQPQSTIPAMPAPQQGPIQPQDLPVQPAQTVPSGPQPTTNPLSGPRTKLKENVLNDSNPKDMADQSADLRQARKEWARFWEFHQPSTKMNERLNKFTGSNSPIAPNMSDQQLAEAIKKKLNESGVIQSGKVEIEVKNGVASLSGAANNLQHHQEILKVVATLRNSGVSRIESNINYTESAQISISSKLAVPATIPAAK encoded by the coding sequence ATGATACGCAGAGCATTCACCAGGTTACCCCTGGCCATCGGGTTTGTACTGACAATTTTTCTAACAGGGTGTTTGATTCGACAGGAAGATGATCCTTCTAAACCAGAGGAAAAAACATCGGGCACGAAGCAATCGAATCCCCCTACCACACCGATTCAGGTAGTGCCGAGGACAAATACAGAGAAACCCAGCCCACGGCCAGAAATGCAGGCACTGGAACCACGCCCAAAGATGCCCACCGGGAAATGGATTAAACGATTTGATTTCAAAGATTACGGCGAAATCAAAATTATTCTGGAAAACAGAGAAGAGGACTTTTCCGCGAACCTGTTTGTCGATGTGGGTGGGGCATACGTGGAAATTCGACTGACGGGCGAATATTCCATTACCCGCCAGTCTGTTGTTCACGGTGTGATCACCAGTGGGGAGATTGTCAGCATTCAGTTACCCCCAATCCCTGAAATTGCTGCATTGAATGACTTCACTGAATTATGGAAGTTGGCCGATCCGATGCTGAACGATCTGATGTTGGATCTGCCTTTCAGTTATCACTGGCGCAAAGTAGATGGCAAGTACATTATCAGCGATATGAAAGTGCTGTTCTACGGATTGCCCACCGGAATGATGGCTGCAATGGGTGAGGCAGCAATCCCTGTAATAGCCGGTATCAACGCGACCCGCATTTTTGAAGGTAGCTACAAAGAATACACTGGCGAACTGAACATCAATGAGCAGCCAAAGTCCGATCCGAAAAAACTGATCGAACTGATCCAGCAGCTTTCAGGAAACAGTATCGGTGGCATGACCCTGCCATCGCCTCAGTACCTGCAACATCCACCACAGTATATGCAACCGATTGCACCAGGGGTGTCGCCACAAACAACACCTGTCATGCCTGGAACGCAACAAATCCCTGCGTATCAACCACAAATATTGCCTGCTCAATCTCTGCAGCCGATACCGATTCAACCCGTACCGACACCTTCTACTGCAGGACCTGAAGTGCCGTTGCAATTACCAGGCACTGCAATGCCTGCACCGCAACAGGGGCCAACGTCACCGCAGGTTTTGCCTGCAGGACAAACTCCTACGATACCTCCACAACAAATACCAGTGCCGCAACTACATGTACCGTTTCAACCATCTCCCTTTCCTTCAGGTATTACAAAAGAAGTACCGCCACCAATGCAGGCAATACCTGCTATGCCTGTGCCGCAACAGGGGCCGATTCAACAGCATCCTATACCACCAGTGCATCAACCTCAATCAACAATTCCTGCAATGCCTGCACCGCAACAGGGCCCGATACAACCACAGGATTTGCCTGTCCAGCCTGCTCAAACTGTGCCATCTGGACCACAACCTACGACAAATCCTCTGTCAGGTCCTCGCACGAAATTAAAGGAGAATGTGCTGAATGATAGTAATCCGAAGGATATGGCTGATCAATCAGCAGATCTGCGTCAGGCTCGCAAAGAATGGGCAAGGTTTTGGGAATTCCATCAACCAAGTACAAAGATGAACGAACGTTTAAACAAGTTTACGGGTTCAAATTCTCCAATTGCGCCAAATATGAGCGATCAGCAATTAGCGGAAGCGATCAAGAAAAAGCTCAATGAATCTGGTGTAATTCAAAGTGGAAAAGTCGAGATCGAAGTTAAAAACGGTGTTGCGTCGTTATCAGGTGCCGCAAATAACCTTCAACATCACCAGGAAATACTCAAAGTAGTAGCAACTCTGCGTAATTCAGGGGTCAGTCGGATCGAAAGTAACATCAACTACACAGAATCAGCACAGATATCCATTTCATCGAAGCTCGCCGTACCCGCAACGATCCCTGCTGCAAAATAA
- the rfaE2 gene encoding D-glycero-beta-D-manno-heptose 1-phosphate adenylyltransferase, whose amino-acid sequence MRLTLAKTSIPPPVSSPFVFFRFPIQLLFLEGTLVGAGNMDSGDDLIELLEHAGTPRVLVLGDCMLDRYVWGNAERISQEAPVILLRADSRDERLGGASSVATMLAALEAEVTLVSITGADANAEHVRKLLSDLKILSDSLIPDPSRPTTVKERYVGRAQARHPQQILRVDYETRDPVGPEISQQLKNRLTELIPTHHAVLISDYDKGVCTPEVLRWTIDLANQHHIPVIVDPIRSTDYSRYRGCTTMTPNRLEAGMALGMQINSVADALHAAERLRTELAMTYGMVTLDKDGIVVATATGAQHFPTRVRQVYDITGAGDMVLAIIGLVLGTRTDIPAATRLANVAGGLEVEKIGVATVTRHEIINDLLHSPSHVDSGALSRKLCSPQQLQQEIHRRKQLGHQIVFTNGCFDVLHAGHVDYLNEAKHQGDCLVVGLNSDRSVAELKGPGRPVNPQEARAAVLAGLSAVDYVVIFDEPTPIQLIEMVQPTVLVKGADYQKDQVVGGPYVESYGGRVHLAGLRAGYSTTNLISRMKSSDQ is encoded by the coding sequence ATGCGGCTGACATTGGCCAAAACTTCAATTCCCCCGCCCGTAAGCTCCCCTTTCGTCTTTTTTCGCTTTCCCATACAATTGCTGTTCTTAGAAGGAACGCTGGTGGGTGCTGGAAACATGGACAGTGGCGATGATCTGATTGAATTGCTCGAACACGCAGGCACACCTCGGGTGCTGGTGCTGGGCGATTGCATGCTCGACCGCTATGTGTGGGGCAATGCCGAACGGATCAGCCAGGAAGCACCCGTTATTCTGTTGCGGGCAGATTCCCGCGACGAGCGTCTCGGTGGGGCTAGTTCTGTAGCCACAATGCTGGCCGCACTGGAAGCCGAAGTTACGCTCGTCAGTATTACTGGTGCGGATGCCAACGCCGAACATGTCCGAAAATTATTGTCCGACCTGAAAATTTTATCCGACAGCTTAATTCCTGACCCTTCTCGCCCCACCACAGTGAAAGAACGTTACGTGGGACGGGCCCAGGCACGCCACCCACAACAGATTCTGCGGGTGGATTACGAAACCCGCGATCCGGTGGGGCCGGAAATCAGCCAACAATTGAAAAATCGCCTGACGGAACTGATTCCGACGCACCACGCGGTGCTGATCAGCGATTACGATAAGGGAGTATGCACTCCCGAAGTGCTGCGGTGGACAATTGATCTGGCAAATCAGCACCACATTCCGGTGATTGTGGACCCGATTCGCAGCACCGATTATTCCCGCTATCGTGGCTGCACTACGATGACACCGAACCGCCTGGAAGCGGGAATGGCATTGGGCATGCAGATCAATTCTGTTGCCGACGCCCTGCACGCCGCCGAACGCCTAAGAACCGAACTGGCAATGACTTACGGCATGGTAACGCTGGACAAAGACGGCATTGTGGTGGCAACTGCAACCGGTGCCCAGCACTTCCCCACGCGGGTGCGACAGGTCTACGACATCACCGGTGCGGGCGACATGGTTCTGGCCATCATTGGGCTGGTGCTGGGGACACGGACCGACATTCCTGCTGCCACCCGACTGGCGAATGTGGCTGGAGGGCTGGAAGTCGAAAAAATTGGCGTGGCTACCGTCACGCGGCACGAAATTATTAACGATCTGCTGCATTCCCCGTCCCACGTGGATAGTGGGGCACTTTCGCGTAAGTTATGCTCCCCACAGCAGTTACAACAGGAAATCCACCGCCGCAAGCAACTGGGCCACCAGATTGTGTTCACCAATGGATGCTTTGATGTGCTGCACGCAGGCCATGTGGATTACCTGAATGAGGCAAAGCACCAGGGCGATTGCCTGGTCGTGGGGCTGAACAGCGACCGCAGTGTGGCAGAATTAAAAGGCCCAGGCCGGCCTGTGAACCCACAGGAGGCACGTGCCGCTGTGCTGGCAGGTCTGAGTGCGGTTGATTATGTGGTAATTTTCGACGAACCCACTCCCATCCAACTGATTGAAATGGTGCAGCCCACGGTGCTGGTGAAAGGGGCCGATTATCAGAAAGATCAGGTAGTGGGCGGGCCATACGTGGAATCGTACGGCGGACGGGTTCATCTGGCGGGTTTACGGGCAGGTTATTCCACCACCAATCTGATTTCGCGGATGAAATCTTCTGATCAGTGA
- the waaF gene encoding lipopolysaccharide heptosyltransferase II, protein MQSTNYQRIAFFLPNWIGDLVMATPAIAAVAQKYPQAELIAIGKPYVFATLSGNPWFSHNIMLDKKGPPEQRARAVIRQLKALSPDAAVLFPNSFRAAWIAWRAGCRQRIGFVRYARGLLLTDKFYHQRGRFGKPIPMPVIDDYNRLIAPLGITNPDCRMQLFTTADEEQSADALWTKLGLNRYKTVICINSSGAFGAAKLWPSAHFAELAKKLLQHLPDAAVLVVCGPNEKKIAEEITSTANDPRVISLANEKVSIGLTKACIRRSQMLISTDSGPRHFGAAFGIPVVSLFGPTHIEWTDTHYVDEVHLQKKVPCGPCQKRVCPLDHRCMTQLSSEEVLTTALDLFQRAKRRKVPLA, encoded by the coding sequence ATGCAGTCTACCAATTACCAGCGGATCGCCTTTTTCCTTCCCAACTGGATTGGGGATCTGGTGATGGCCACGCCTGCCATTGCTGCGGTAGCCCAGAAATATCCCCAGGCAGAACTGATTGCGATTGGCAAACCATACGTGTTTGCCACCTTATCGGGCAATCCGTGGTTCTCCCACAATATCATGTTGGATAAAAAAGGCCCACCTGAACAGCGGGCGAGGGCAGTGATTCGCCAATTGAAGGCACTCTCGCCCGATGCTGCCGTGCTGTTTCCCAATTCGTTTCGTGCCGCCTGGATTGCCTGGCGGGCAGGGTGTCGGCAGAGAATTGGCTTTGTGCGCTACGCACGTGGGCTGTTACTGACCGACAAGTTCTACCACCAACGTGGGCGATTTGGCAAACCGATCCCCATGCCGGTGATCGACGATTACAACCGCCTGATTGCCCCACTGGGAATTACGAATCCCGATTGTCGAATGCAATTGTTCACCACAGCAGATGAAGAACAATCTGCCGATGCCCTGTGGACAAAACTTGGCCTAAACCGTTATAAAACAGTCATTTGCATCAATTCTTCCGGTGCCTTCGGTGCGGCAAAACTGTGGCCCAGTGCCCACTTTGCAGAGTTAGCAAAAAAACTACTGCAGCACCTTCCCGATGCTGCCGTGCTGGTGGTGTGCGGGCCGAACGAAAAGAAAATTGCCGAAGAGATCACTTCCACGGCGAATGACCCGCGGGTGATCAGTCTGGCAAACGAAAAAGTCTCGATTGGCCTGACCAAAGCCTGCATTCGTCGTTCACAGATGCTGATCAGCACCGACAGTGGCCCACGTCACTTCGGTGCGGCGTTTGGCATTCCCGTGGTCAGCCTGTTTGGCCCCACGCACATTGAATGGACTGACACCCACTATGTGGATGAAGTGCACCTGCAAAAGAAGGTGCCGTGCGGTCCGTGCCAGAAACGGGTATGCCCGCTCGACCATCGCTGCATGACGCAACTATCTTCAGAAGAAGTACTTACGACAGCACTTGATCTGTTTCAGCGTGCCAAACGCAGGAAGGTGCCCCTTGCCTGA